Genomic window (Deltaproteobacteria bacterium):
CTCGGATACAAACTGGATGAATACCTGGGAACAGCACCGAATTTCATGTTCGGCCTCTTCTTCCTTGCCCTGTTCACCTCCATCGCAAGACTCTTCAGAGAAGCCTGGATCAAAAAAAAGGACGTCTGAGCACCTTCGAAGGATCAAGCCCCTCTGTTGAAATTCAGGGGGGCTTTTCTGTTCTTTCCCGGTAACGGCCGATCGATCTTTCGGTTCCCGGGGAAAAGGACCCGCAGAAGCGGGCCTAAAGCTTCCTGATTCTTTTTTGGTAATCCCTTGCTCCGCGGGAACTCCTTCGCGCGGGACCTATCTTTTTCGTGCCCTTCCCCGCACGTTCCCGGGTCCCTTCATATGCTTCCGGCTCCGCGGGGAAAGCGGTCCCTTCATAAAATCTCCTCACGGCCCTTTCAAACTCGGGCGAAGAAATCGACGAGGTCCCCTGGCGCACGACATGACGCGAGATATCCCGGTCGGATGTCACCACGACCGTCTCCGTTCCCCTCCGTTTTTCCACCATTTCCTTGATCACGTCATCCGCTTTTCTCCCCCGCCGTGAATACACGATGTCGATGTCCCCCTGACGATCCCGTTCTTCCCGGGGGCTGTCGCCGTCCCAAGCATCAAAGACGATGGTTATGGCATGGCCCCGTCCCCGTTTGTACGGCATCAGAAACTGAATCAGGGCATTTCGTCCGGCCTCCAGGCTCCGACGGTCCGCGGACCTCAGGTGATCGGACTGACGGATCAGGTTGTAGCCGTCGATGATGATATGCATGATCCCTCCGGCCCATGAATTGGCTCTTTCGTTCTCCCGATTATCCTTACCCCTACGGGATTGTCCGACGCAAGAGGGAAAACCACATCCTCCAGACCATGTACAAACCAACGGGCCCCCCGCCAGGGAAACGGCATGAGGTTTACGGCCCCCCGGACTCACAGGACAACCCGCTCACGGATTTCCGACCTGAGCCGGTAGAGGGATCAGCGAATACATGGATCCGCAAATTTTTACCTCACCGGGGGCTTAGGCAAGGCGACCCTTTCGTTACCCCCAACGATCCCTGGATCGAGCTACCCGGAAAACGCACATAAAAAACCCCCCCTTAGGATCACTGATTCAAAAGGGGGGGTGATGAACTTACCGGCGTGCGGCCTGACACGTACCAACCACACGTTTTCTAACTTTTCAAATCATCAGGAATTAGAAGTAGTATTTGATTCCCCAAGTGGCGAAAATACCGTCCATGTCGAGGTCAATATCTGCTACCTTGCCAAGGCCACTCACCCTGATGTCTGAATCTGTATCTACATAATTATAACCCACGTCGAAGTTGAAGGCCACCTCCGGCATGAAGGGCAGGCTGAATTCCGATCCGACCAACGCCCCGATCTCCCAGAAATCGGGATCAAGCTTTACCTTGGTATCACCGACTCGAACCTTGAGGTCTGCTTCACCGTATCCGAATTTCATGCCGACGTAGAAGCGGCTGTTGGGTTTCACGACCAGCGCGTACATGGGCTTGAGTTCAATAAACCACACATCCGCATCGATATTGCCCATACGCCCCATGCTACTC
Coding sequences:
- a CDS encoding outer membrane beta-barrel protein, whose protein sequence is MRKSFFVCLVTVLLMMLAAGPVLAEGQNYLSNRVGVGYQGLLSGDYVNGISVRGWFGDNFGLEGNFFFGEVDADVRVSSMGRMGNIDADVWFIELKPMYALVVKPNSRFYVGMKFGYGEADLKVRVGDTKVKLDPDFWEIGALVGSEFSLPFMPEVAFNFDVGYNYVDTDSDIRVSGLGKVADIDLDMDGIFATWGIKYYF
- a CDS encoding NYN domain-containing protein, whose amino-acid sequence is MHIIIDGYNLIRQSDHLRSADRRSLEAGRNALIQFLMPYKRGRGHAITIVFDAWDGDSPREERDRQGDIDIVYSRRGRKADDVIKEMVEKRRGTETVVVTSDRDISRHVVRQGTSSISSPEFERAVRRFYEGTAFPAEPEAYEGTRERAGKGTKKIGPARRSSRGARDYQKRIRKL